One genomic region from Gossypium hirsutum isolate 1008001.06 chromosome D13, Gossypium_hirsutum_v2.1, whole genome shotgun sequence encodes:
- the LOC107918475 gene encoding LOW QUALITY PROTEIN: SNF1-related protein kinase regulatory subunit gamma-1-like (The sequence of the model RefSeq protein was modified relative to this genomic sequence to represent the inferred CDS: inserted 2 bases in 2 codons) — MAQAQQTRESSALSSCEAYFEKVNSRKKLPQPLQETLTTAFARIPVSSFPQVPAGKVIEIQADTTVADAVKVLSECNILSAPVINPDAATSMNWRERYLGIIDYSAIVLWVLETAEVAAVALSASTATAVGLGAGAVGALGALAVGVTGPAAVAGLTVAAVGAAVAGGVAADQASGGDAPAAADNLGKEFYKVILQEEPFKSTTVKSIVKSYRWAPFIPVATDSSMLSVLLLLSKYRLRNVPVIEPGNPELQNYITQSAVVGGLEGCKGRDWFDCIAARPISDMGLPFMSSNEVISIQNDDLVLEAFKRMRDNHVXGLPVVEGXSKKIVGNVSIRDIRHLLLKPELFSNFRQLTVEDFISTVVSTGQEIGRVTTPITCKVDSTLGSVIQCLATKRVHRIYIVDENEVTGVITLRDVISCFIFEPPNFFDNYFGFSVKEMLNK; from the exons ATGGCACAAGCACAACAAACCAGGGAAAGTTCAGCACTTTCaagctgtgaagcttactttgagAAAGTAAATTCCAGGAAGAAATTACCACAACCATTGCAAGAGACTTTAACAACCGCTTTTGCAAGAATCCCTGTTTCATCTTTCCCGCAAGTTCCTGCTGGCAAAG tgaTTGAAATTCAAGCAGACACAACAGTTGCCGATGCTGTTAAGGTTCTATCAGAATGCAACATTTTGTCTGCACCTGTGATAAACCCAGATGCAGCCACTAGCATGAACTGGAGGGAGAGGTATTTGGGGATCATAGATTACTCAGCAATAGTTCTCTGGGTACTAGAGACTGCAGAGGTTGCTGCTGTTGCTTTATCAGCCAGCACAGCTACAGCTGTTGGTTTAGGTGCTGGAGCTGTTGGTGCTCTTGGAGCATTAGCAGTCGGTGTGACGGGTCCAGCTGCAGTTGCCGGACTAACTGTTGCTGCAGTAGGAGCCGCTGTAGCTGGTGGTGTTGCAGCTGATCAAGCATCAGGAGGGGATGCTCCAGCTGCTGCTGACAACTTGGGCAAAGAATTTTACAAAGTTATCCTTCAAGAAGAACCCTTCAAGTCAACCACT GTGAAGTCAATAGTTAAATCATACAGGTGGGCTCCTTTTATTCCGGTTGCAACAGACAGTTCCATGTTGAGTGTCCTACTGCTACTCTCAAAATATAGACTAAGAAATGTACCTGTAATTGAGCCAGGAAATCCCGAACTCCAAAACTACATTACTCAATCCGCGGTTGTTGGAGGTCTGGAAGGATGCAAAGGGAGGGACTGGTTTGATTGTATTGCTGCACGGCCTATTTCAGATATGGGACTCCCTTTCATGTCCTCTAATGAG GTTATTAGCATCCAAAATGATGACCTGGTTCTTGAAGCTTTCAAAAGAATGAGAGACAACCATG GGGGTCTTCCGGTTGTAGAGG CGAGCAAAAAGATTGTTGGGAATGTAAGCATAAGAGACATAAGACACTTGCTGCTCAAACCCGAACTTTTCTCCAATTTCAG GCAGCTCACCGTGGAGGATTTCATTAGTACTGTTGTCTCAACCGGCCAAGAAATTGGGAGAGTCACCACACCAATAACATGCAAGGTAGATTCAACTCTTGGTAGTGTGATCCAGTGCCTTGCCACCAAAAGGGTGCACAGAATCTATATAGTAGATGAGAATGAAGTTACAGGTGTAATTACTCTTAGAGATGTGATCTCTTGCTTCATATTTGAGCCCCCAAACTTTTTCGATAACTATTTTGGGTTTTCAGTGAaagaaatgttgaataagtga
- the LOC107918474 gene encoding pentatricopeptide repeat-containing protein At2g02750 isoform X1, translating into MKQQIIKLVRNGLYKEALHLYGEDLIASLLPNKFTFPPLFKACAKLNSPIQGQILHTHLIKTGFSHDIYAATALTDMYMKLHCFECALKVFYEMPDRNLASLNTIISGFWRNGYCNEALILFKEICFGLWRPNSLTIATVLPACQSLELGMQVHTLAIKLGVELDVYVATSLLTMYSNCGEIVLAINMFVEMTDKNVVSYNAFLSGLLQNGVPLMVLQVFKNMMGNCQVGQPNCVTFISIISACASLLYLQFGRQVHGVLMKIETQFDTMVGTALVDMYSKCRAWQWGYDVFKEMKGSRNLITWNSMIAGLMLNNQSEMAVALFEEVKFEGMKPDSATWNSMIRGFSQLGKGFEAFKYFEKMQSAGVELSLKCITGLLPACSILCALKQGKEIHGLAIRSGISNEEFMATALIDMYMNCGYSSCARKIFDQFESKPDDPAFWNAMTSGYGRNGENGSAFEIFDLMREEKVKPNSATFIGVLSSCSHTGQVDRGLQVFRMMNKVCNLSPNLEHFGCMVDLLGRCGKLEEAKDLIQELPDPPAAIFASLLGACKCHLNYELGEEIAMKLSELEPETPEPFVILSSIYAAVGRWGDVERIRLMIDDRGLRKFPGFSSISVT; encoded by the coding sequence ATGAAACAGCAAATAATAAAACTGGTGAGAAATGGATTGTACAAAGAAGCACTCCATCTATACGGTGAAGACCTCATTGCATCATTGCTTCCCAACAAATTCACATTCCCTCCACTCTTCAAAGCTTGTGCCAAGCTCAACTCACCAATTCAAGGCCAAATCCTCCACACCCATCTCATCAAGACTGGGTTTTCCCATGACATCTATGCTGCCACTGCTCTCACGGATATGTACATGAAATTGCACTGCTTTGAATGTGCCCTCAAGGTGTTCTATGAAATGCCTGACCGAAACTTGGCTTCCTTAAACACGATCATTTCCGGGTTTTGGAGAAACGGATATTGTAATGAAGCTCTTATATTGTTTAAGGAGATTTGTTTTGGATTGTGGAGGCCTAATTCACTCACTATAGCTACCGTCTTGCCAGCTTGTCAGAGTCTTGAACTTGGTATGCAAGTTCATACTTTGGCCATTAAGTTGGGAGTTGAGTTGGACGTTTACGTGGCAACTTCGTTGCTGACTATGTATTCTAACTGTGGAGAAATAGTTTTAGCCATTAACATGTTTGTAGAGATGACTGATAAGAATGTTGTCAGCTATAATGCTTTTCTTTCAGGGCTTCTGCAAAATGGGGTTCCACTTATGGTATTGCAGGTGTTTAAGAACATGATGGGAAATTGTCAAGTAGGACAACCCAATTGTGTTACTTTCATTTCTATTATATCTGCATGTGCAAGTCTTTTGTACCTACAGTTTGGCAGACAGGTTCATGGGGTTCTTATGAAAATTGAGACACAGTTTGATACTATGGTTGGAACTGCACTTGTTGATATGTATTCAAAATGTCGGGCTTGGCAATGGGGCTATGATGTTTTCAAGGAGATGAAAGGAAGCAGGAACTTGATAACTTGGAATTCAATGATAGCAGGGTTGATGTTAAACAATCAAAGTGAGATGGCTGTTGCACTGTTCGAGGAGGTAAAATTTGAAGGAATGAAACCTGATTCAGCAACATGGAATTCAATGATAAGGGGGTTTTCGCAGTTGGGGAAAGGATTTGAAGCTTTTAAGTATTTTGAGAAGATGCAGTCTGCTGGTGTAGAACTGAGTTTAAAATGCATTACTGGTCTTTTGCCAGCTTGTTCAATCTTGTGTGCTTTAAAGCAGGGAAAAGAGATCCATGGTCTTGCTATAAGAAGTGGTATTAGTAACGAGGAGTTCATGGCTACAGCACTCATTGACATGTATATGAACTGTGGGTATTCCTCTTGTGCGCGTAAAATCTTTGATCAGTTTGAGTCAAAGCCTGATGATCCGGCATTCTGGAATGCAATGACTTCCGGTTATGGAAGAAATGGAGAGAATGGATCAGCATTTGAAATTTTTGATTTGATGCGAGAGGAAAAAGTAAAGCCAAATTCAGCAACTTTCATTGGTGTTCTATCTTCATGTAGTCACACTGGACAAGTTGACAGAGGATTACAAGTTTTCAGAATGATGAATAAAGTTTGTAACTTGAGCCCAAATCTTGAGCATTTTGGTTGCATGGTTGATCTTTTGGGTCGATGCGGCAAACTAGAGGAAGCCAAAGATCTAATACAAGAACTTCCAGACCCTCCCGCTGCAATTTTTGCTTCTCTGCTTGGTGCTTGTAAGTGTCACTTAAATTATGAGCTAGGAGAAGAAATAGCTATGAAGCTTTCAGAGTTGGAGCCAGAGACTCCAGAACCTTTTGTGATACTGTCCAGCATATACGCTGCAGTAGGAAGGTGGGGAGATGTGGAAAGAATAAGACTAATGATAGATGACAGAGGACTGAGAAAATTCCCCGGATTTAGTTCAATATCCGTGACATGA
- the LOC107918474 gene encoding pentatricopeptide repeat-containing protein At2g02750 isoform X2, translated as MYMKLHCFECALKVFYEMPDRNLASLNTIISGFWRNGYCNEALILFKEICFGLWRPNSLTIATVLPACQSLELGMQVHTLAIKLGVELDVYVATSLLTMYSNCGEIVLAINMFVEMTDKNVVSYNAFLSGLLQNGVPLMVLQVFKNMMGNCQVGQPNCVTFISIISACASLLYLQFGRQVHGVLMKIETQFDTMVGTALVDMYSKCRAWQWGYDVFKEMKGSRNLITWNSMIAGLMLNNQSEMAVALFEEVKFEGMKPDSATWNSMIRGFSQLGKGFEAFKYFEKMQSAGVELSLKCITGLLPACSILCALKQGKEIHGLAIRSGISNEEFMATALIDMYMNCGYSSCARKIFDQFESKPDDPAFWNAMTSGYGRNGENGSAFEIFDLMREEKVKPNSATFIGVLSSCSHTGQVDRGLQVFRMMNKVCNLSPNLEHFGCMVDLLGRCGKLEEAKDLIQELPDPPAAIFASLLGACKCHLNYELGEEIAMKLSELEPETPEPFVILSSIYAAVGRWGDVERIRLMIDDRGLRKFPGFSSISVT; from the coding sequence ATGTACATGAAATTGCACTGCTTTGAATGTGCCCTCAAGGTGTTCTATGAAATGCCTGACCGAAACTTGGCTTCCTTAAACACGATCATTTCCGGGTTTTGGAGAAACGGATATTGTAATGAAGCTCTTATATTGTTTAAGGAGATTTGTTTTGGATTGTGGAGGCCTAATTCACTCACTATAGCTACCGTCTTGCCAGCTTGTCAGAGTCTTGAACTTGGTATGCAAGTTCATACTTTGGCCATTAAGTTGGGAGTTGAGTTGGACGTTTACGTGGCAACTTCGTTGCTGACTATGTATTCTAACTGTGGAGAAATAGTTTTAGCCATTAACATGTTTGTAGAGATGACTGATAAGAATGTTGTCAGCTATAATGCTTTTCTTTCAGGGCTTCTGCAAAATGGGGTTCCACTTATGGTATTGCAGGTGTTTAAGAACATGATGGGAAATTGTCAAGTAGGACAACCCAATTGTGTTACTTTCATTTCTATTATATCTGCATGTGCAAGTCTTTTGTACCTACAGTTTGGCAGACAGGTTCATGGGGTTCTTATGAAAATTGAGACACAGTTTGATACTATGGTTGGAACTGCACTTGTTGATATGTATTCAAAATGTCGGGCTTGGCAATGGGGCTATGATGTTTTCAAGGAGATGAAAGGAAGCAGGAACTTGATAACTTGGAATTCAATGATAGCAGGGTTGATGTTAAACAATCAAAGTGAGATGGCTGTTGCACTGTTCGAGGAGGTAAAATTTGAAGGAATGAAACCTGATTCAGCAACATGGAATTCAATGATAAGGGGGTTTTCGCAGTTGGGGAAAGGATTTGAAGCTTTTAAGTATTTTGAGAAGATGCAGTCTGCTGGTGTAGAACTGAGTTTAAAATGCATTACTGGTCTTTTGCCAGCTTGTTCAATCTTGTGTGCTTTAAAGCAGGGAAAAGAGATCCATGGTCTTGCTATAAGAAGTGGTATTAGTAACGAGGAGTTCATGGCTACAGCACTCATTGACATGTATATGAACTGTGGGTATTCCTCTTGTGCGCGTAAAATCTTTGATCAGTTTGAGTCAAAGCCTGATGATCCGGCATTCTGGAATGCAATGACTTCCGGTTATGGAAGAAATGGAGAGAATGGATCAGCATTTGAAATTTTTGATTTGATGCGAGAGGAAAAAGTAAAGCCAAATTCAGCAACTTTCATTGGTGTTCTATCTTCATGTAGTCACACTGGACAAGTTGACAGAGGATTACAAGTTTTCAGAATGATGAATAAAGTTTGTAACTTGAGCCCAAATCTTGAGCATTTTGGTTGCATGGTTGATCTTTTGGGTCGATGCGGCAAACTAGAGGAAGCCAAAGATCTAATACAAGAACTTCCAGACCCTCCCGCTGCAATTTTTGCTTCTCTGCTTGGTGCTTGTAAGTGTCACTTAAATTATGAGCTAGGAGAAGAAATAGCTATGAAGCTTTCAGAGTTGGAGCCAGAGACTCCAGAACCTTTTGTGATACTGTCCAGCATATACGCTGCAGTAGGAAGGTGGGGAGATGTGGAAAGAATAAGACTAATGATAGATGACAGAGGACTGAGAAAATTCCCCGGATTTAGTTCAATATCCGTGACATGA